A genomic segment from Bacteroidota bacterium encodes:
- a CDS encoding T9SS type A sorting domain-containing protein: MYCAHNQISSFPTIPNSLISLFCAYNQLTFLPKIPGHVRYLNCSYNPLSCIPELAPRDLGYPWGGINIQHTNITCVPNQRSLYDFQMFQAQLPIPLTYCSPVNNYCSYKFVSGLVFLDENGNGIKDSLEKGVSCAIQYLNYLAWSDSNGVFDAISDTGNITLHLIVPNYYSATTPETQVVHVTATNNPTLYFGIAPISKIQDLKLDLTSQSLLRPGFKIKYKIQYQNIGTDTISNVKLKFLKPQQLSNLNTLPVSNAVNGDTLVWNIPVLFPFEKGEININDSVFASTFIGDTAAAYAWIEPLTGDSTPFNNSAISMNIIKASFDPNDKSVTPELVMSNSTRYLEYTIRFQNTGTDTAFTVMVMDTLSPLLDVNSLQMINASHPFDFWVENRLLRCNFTSILLPDSNANEVESHGFVKFRIKPLPGLLAGNNIPNSASIYFDYNAAVLTNTTVVHAVNPTYYWVPDFHFRNKLKQLYPSCFTAQDSLITGCSQIQNEISLNLTFLQISSLDGIQYFTSLEHLVCYSNHLTSLPALPTSLLSLNCSQNQLTSLPALPTSLLSLACSENQLTSLPALPASLVYLYCTSNQLISLPILPSSLTRLTCENNHLTSLPVLPSSLTHLDCTYNQLSSLPALPSSLTYLWCGQNQLTSLPILPDSIKELKCGVNQLTSLPTLPALLITLDCSLCQLISLPALPASLTILGCSNNQLTTLPALPALLLELYCRNNQLSNLPRIPGRTWKLDFSHNPITCFPEIAPRIPGSPSWVGITMFNTLISCIPNQGTFPLSVIYSSQQLPFCSPANSDCNYNYTFGYVFIDANGNGRKDSLEYGLEAPVNYSGNSVVFANGVGYFNAVSDTGNITFQVAVPLYYSATTPTSQTIHVVSGVVDTLYFALQPIGNINDLKIDLCSIGFLRPSFKAKYQVHYQNVGTNTLNNVQVKFLKPSQLYNFSSLPGANAVSADTLIWNIDTLFPFQQGNIVITDSVFSNATLGDTTTANAWIEPIGGDTEPLNNQCTSINIIRGAFDPNDKSVSPDVVLLNTVGFLEYSIRFQNTGTYRAFEVMVMDTLSALLDVSSLQMISASHSYDLWVENGVAKWNFINILLPDSNTNELESHGFVKFRIKPLPGLTVADSIPNEADIYFDYNVAVTTNTIVVNVVNPLQVHDLKDTELQIFPNPVQDILRIVNQHAGALGKIELINASGEVLETKTISSSAYTWNLQQLPAGTYILRGQGWGQKVVKE, encoded by the coding sequence TTGTATTGTGCACACAACCAAATATCTAGTTTTCCTACAATTCCTAACTCCTTAATTAGCTTGTTTTGTGCTTATAATCAATTAACCTTCCTTCCCAAAATACCCGGTCATGTTCGCTATCTAAATTGTAGTTATAACCCGCTTTCCTGCATTCCAGAGCTTGCACCACGTGATTTAGGATACCCTTGGGGTGGAATAAATATTCAACACACTAATATCACTTGTGTTCCTAATCAAAGAAGCCTTTATGATTTTCAAATGTTTCAAGCTCAATTACCAATACCTCTCACGTATTGTTCACCCGTCAATAATTACTGCAGCTATAAATTTGTTTCCGGGTTGGTATTTTTGGATGAAAATGGAAATGGGATTAAAGATAGCTTGGAAAAAGGAGTATCATGTGCTATTCAGTATTTAAATTATCTTGCTTGGTCCGACTCCAATGGTGTATTTGATGCGATTAGTGATACTGGAAATATTACGCTTCATCTTATTGTCCCAAACTATTACAGTGCTACTACTCCCGAAACACAGGTTGTTCATGTAACCGCAACGAATAACCCAACACTTTACTTTGGTATAGCACCGATTTCCAAAATTCAAGATTTAAAGCTTGATTTAACAAGCCAAAGTCTTTTACGACCGGGATTTAAAATAAAATATAAAATCCAATACCAAAATATTGGCACTGATACGATAAGCAACGTTAAACTTAAATTTCTAAAGCCTCAGCAACTTTCTAACCTCAACACTTTGCCCGTATCAAACGCAGTTAACGGCGATACATTAGTTTGGAATATTCCAGTTTTATTTCCTTTTGAGAAAGGTGAAATCAACATTAATGATTCAGTTTTTGCAAGCACATTTATTGGTGATACCGCCGCGGCTTATGCTTGGATAGAACCTTTGACAGGTGATAGCACTCCTTTCAACAATAGTGCTATTAGCATGAACATTATTAAAGCCTCCTTTGATCCAAATGATAAATCGGTTACACCAGAGCTTGTAATGTCCAATTCTACACGCTATTTGGAATACACCATTCGGTTTCAAAATACTGGCACAGATACAGCTTTTACAGTGATGGTCATGGATACACTTTCGCCGTTGCTAGATGTTAACAGTTTGCAGATGATTAATGCTTCTCATCCTTTTGACTTTTGGGTGGAGAATCGATTGCTGAGATGCAATTTTACTTCTATACTCCTTCCTGATTCCAACGCCAATGAAGTGGAATCTCATGGTTTTGTAAAATTCAGAATTAAGCCCTTACCTGGACTTCTTGCCGGAAACAATATACCGAACTCAGCCAGTATTTATTTTGATTACAATGCAGCTGTTCTCACTAACACAACTGTGGTGCATGCGGTAAATCCTACCTACTATTGGGTGCCGGATTTTCATTTTAGGAATAAGTTGAAGCAACTTTATCCTAGCTGTTTTACCGCTCAGGATTCTTTGATTACAGGCTGCAGTCAAATACAAAATGAAATAAGCTTAAACCTAACTTTTTTACAAATTAGCTCTTTAGATGGTATACAATATTTTACTTCCTTGGAGCATTTAGTTTGCTATTCTAATCATTTAACAAGTTTACCTGCCTTGCCAACATCCTTGCTCTCTTTGAACTGCAGTCAAAATCAATTAACGAGTTTGCCTGCCTTGCCAACATCCTTGCTCTCTTTGGCCTGCAGTGAAAATCAATTAACGAGTTTGCCTGCATTACCAGCATCTTTAGTCTACCTGTATTGCACTTCAAATCAATTGATCAGTTTGCCAATTTTGCCTTCATCATTAACCCGCTTAACTTGCGAGAATAATCATTTGACAAGTTTACCTGTATTGCCTTCATCATTAACGCATCTAGATTGTACTTACAATCAATTAAGCAGTTTGCCAGCCTTACCTTCTTCGTTAACTTATTTATGGTGCGGTCAAAATCAGTTGACAAGTTTGCCAATACTACCCGATTCTATAAAAGAATTAAAATGCGGTGTGAACCAATTGACCAGCTTACCTACATTACCTGCTTTATTAATAACTTTAGATTGCAGTCTATGCCAATTGATTAGTTTGCCTGCATTACCTGCATCGTTAACCATACTGGGGTGTTCAAATAATCAATTAACTACTTTGCCTGCTTTACCAGCATTGCTGCTTGAATTATATTGCAGAAATAATCAATTAAGCAATTTACCAAGAATACCCGGAAGGACTTGGAAACTGGATTTTTCACATAACCCCATAACATGCTTCCCTGAAATAGCTCCTCGTATACCGGGAAGTCCTTCTTGGGTGGGCATTACAATGTTTAATACTTTAATATCCTGCATTCCTAATCAGGGTACTTTTCCACTTTCAGTCATATACAGTTCGCAACAACTGCCCTTTTGTTCACCTGCTAATAGCGACTGCAACTATAATTATACTTTCGGCTATGTTTTTATAGATGCCAACGGAAATGGAAGGAAAGACAGCCTAGAATATGGATTGGAAGCTCCAGTTAATTATTCTGGTAATTCAGTAGTATTTGCGAACGGTGTAGGTTATTTTAATGCAGTGAGCGATACAGGAAACATTACTTTTCAGGTGGCTGTACCCTTGTATTACAGCGCGACAACTCCTACTTCACAAACAATTCATGTAGTTAGCGGAGTGGTGGATACCCTCTATTTTGCTCTACAACCTATTGGCAATATCAATGATTTAAAAATTGACCTATGCTCCATTGGTTTTTTAAGGCCAAGCTTTAAAGCTAAATATCAAGTTCATTATCAAAATGTGGGTACAAATACTTTGAACAATGTTCAGGTAAAATTTTTGAAGCCATCACAATTATACAATTTTTCATCACTTCCAGGTGCAAATGCGGTTAGTGCAGATACCTTGATTTGGAACATTGATACGTTATTTCCTTTTCAGCAAGGCAATATAGTAATTACTGATTCTGTTTTTTCAAATGCAACACTTGGAGATACTACCACTGCTAATGCTTGGATTGAGCCAATAGGAGGTGATACCGAACCCCTAAACAATCAATGTACAAGTATAAACATTATTCGAGGCGCCTTTGACCCGAACGATAAATCGGTTTCACCGGATGTTGTTTTACTCAATACGGTAGGCTTCCTTGAATATAGTATCCGCTTTCAGAATACCGGAACATATAGAGCTTTTGAAGTAATGGTAATGGATACACTTTCGGCATTGCTTGATGTTAGCAGTTTGCAGATGATTAGTGCTTCGCATAGTTATGATTTGTGGGTAGAGAATGGAGTTGCGAAATGGAATTTTATAAATATACTTCTCCCCGATTCCAACACCAATGAATTAGAATCACACGGTTTTGTAAAATTCAGAATAAAGCCCTTGCCGGGATTAACTGTAGCAGATTCGATACCTAATGAAGCAGATATTTATTTTGATTACAATGTTGCTGTTACAACAAACACCATTGTAGTGAATGTTGTAAATCCTTTGCAAGTGCATGACTTGAAGGATACAGAATTGCAAATTTTCCCTAATCCTGTGCAAGATATTTTGCGCATTGTGAACCAACATGCAGGTGCATTAGGAAAAATAGAATTGATAAATGCCAGCGGAGAAGTGTTGGAAACAAAAACAATTTCAAGCTCAGCTTACACTTGGAACTTGCAGCAATTGCCTGCCGGAACTTATATTTTAAGAGGTCAAGGCTGGGGGCAGAAGGTGGTGAAGGAATGA
- a CDS encoding T9SS type A sorting domain-containing protein, giving the protein MRHKFYFGLLLIFFLVNTNLFAQNFWVPDANFRNKLKLFYPSCFTAQDSMITTCNLIQNESSLNISNLSISSLNGIQYFTSLNYLNCTYNQLSSLPVLPASLNQLFCFGNQLSSIPVLPASLTIFSCKYNQLTSLPILPALLTVLDCGSNQLNSLPTLPASLTSLSCDDNLLTILPALPASLTYLYCDDNQLSSLPGLPTSLTTLYCQSNQLSSLPALPTSLTWLYCFDNQLSSLPVLPASLTQLICGENQLISLPTLPASLTLLMCQYNQLNSLPLLPSLLTELLCFYNQLTILPNLPASLTYLYCDGNQLTILPTLPAALVELSCSYNQLSSLPALPASLTKLYCQANQLTILPALLAALVELSCSYNQLSSLPALPTSLTKLYCVANQLTSLPSIPGKIRYFYCGSNPITCFPEIAPRLSGSQPWSLINIDTTLISCIPNLGTFPLSVVHSSQTLPLCIPTNTGCNYNYTFGYIFLDANGNGSKDGIEQGLEIPVYYSVNSGVFPDSSGFFNAASDTGNISFQVAVPLYYNATTLSTQTIHVISGYVDTLYFGLQPNGTVNDLRIDLTPIGFLRPGFKAKYLLHYQNVGTDTLNNVRVKFLKPSQLSNLSALPTANSVNGDTLIWNITSLIPYQQGDVVINDSVFANALLGDTAKAFAWIEPWVGDTTPVNNSAASITIIGGSYDPNDKSVSVDSVLPNSTDNLEYTIRFQNTGTDTAFTVTLLDKLSGLLDISSMQMISASHNYELSIVNGFAKWIFKNILLPDSNTNELESRGFVKFKIKPNPGLTITDSIQNKADIYFDYNVAVTTNTIVVNVVNPLQVQALKDTELQIFPNPVQDILRIVNQHAGPLGKIELINASGKVLETKTISSSAYTWNLLHLPAGTYILKGQGWGQKVVKE; this is encoded by the coding sequence ATGAGACATAAATTTTACTTTGGCTTGCTTTTGATTTTCTTTTTGGTGAATACAAATTTATTTGCTCAAAACTTTTGGGTGCCAGATGCTAATTTTAGAAATAAGCTGAAGTTATTTTATCCTAGCTGTTTTACTGCGCAGGATTCGATGATTACAACTTGTAATTTAATACAAAATGAATCCAGTTTGAACATATCTAATTTATCAATTAGTTCTTTAAATGGGATACAGTATTTTACATCGTTAAATTACTTGAATTGCACATACAATCAATTGAGCAGTTTGCCTGTTTTGCCAGCATCTTTAAATCAGTTATTTTGCTTTGGAAATCAATTGAGCAGTATACCTGTATTGCCTGCATCTTTAACTATTTTTTCTTGCAAATACAATCAATTGACTAGTTTGCCTATATTACCAGCATTATTAACTGTATTAGATTGCGGTTCTAATCAATTGAACAGTTTGCCTACATTACCAGCATCCTTAACATCTTTATCCTGTGATGACAATCTATTGACAATTTTGCCTGCTTTACCAGCATCCTTAACATATTTATATTGTGATGACAATCAATTGAGCAGTTTGCCTGGATTACCCACATCGTTGACTACGTTATATTGCCAATCTAATCAATTGAGCAGTTTGCCTGCATTACCCACATCGCTAACATGGTTATATTGTTTTGATAATCAATTGAGCAGTTTGCCTGTTTTGCCAGCATCGTTAACTCAATTAATATGCGGCGAAAATCAATTGATCAGTTTACCTACGTTACCTGCATCTTTAACTCTTTTAATGTGCCAATACAACCAATTGAACAGTTTGCCATTATTGCCATCATTATTAACTGAATTACTCTGTTTTTATAATCAATTGACAATTTTGCCTAATTTACCAGCATCCTTAACCTATTTATACTGTGATGGCAATCAATTGACAATTTTGCCTACTTTACCAGCAGCGTTAGTGGAATTATCTTGCTCTTATAATCAATTGAGTAGTTTGCCTGCATTACCCGCATCGCTAACTAAGTTATATTGCCAAGCTAATCAATTGACAATTTTGCCTGCTTTGCTAGCAGCGTTAGTGGAATTATCTTGCTCTTATAATCAATTGAGTAGTTTGCCTGCCTTACCCACATCGCTAACTAAGTTATATTGCGTAGCTAATCAATTGACTAGTTTGCCAAGTATACCGGGAAAAATTCGCTATTTCTATTGTGGTTCCAACCCCATAACTTGTTTCCCGGAAATAGCTCCTCGTTTATCAGGAAGTCAGCCTTGGAGTCTAATTAATATTGATACTACCTTAATCTCCTGCATTCCTAACCTGGGTACCTTTCCGCTATCGGTGGTGCATAGTTCTCAAACACTGCCTCTTTGTATACCTACCAATACCGGCTGCAACTATAATTATACATTCGGTTATATATTTCTGGATGCAAACGGAAATGGAAGCAAAGATGGCATAGAGCAAGGCTTGGAGATTCCGGTTTATTATTCAGTTAATTCGGGTGTGTTTCCCGACAGTTCGGGTTTTTTTAATGCTGCTAGCGATACCGGTAATATTAGCTTCCAGGTGGCTGTGCCTTTGTATTATAATGCTACAACTCTTTCAACACAAACGATACATGTAATAAGCGGATACGTGGATACACTTTATTTTGGCTTACAACCCAATGGCACTGTCAATGATTTAAGAATTGATTTAACTCCTATAGGTTTTTTACGCCCGGGTTTTAAAGCTAAGTATCTGCTTCATTATCAAAACGTGGGCACTGATACACTCAACAATGTGCGGGTAAAATTTTTGAAGCCATCGCAACTATCTAATTTATCGGCGTTGCCAACTGCAAATTCAGTAAATGGCGATACCTTAATTTGGAACATAACATCTTTAATTCCTTATCAACAAGGCGATGTAGTAATTAACGATTCGGTTTTTGCAAATGCTTTATTGGGTGATACTGCTAAAGCATTTGCTTGGATAGAGCCATGGGTAGGTGATACAACTCCGGTAAACAATAGCGCAGCAAGCATTACTATTATTGGTGGTTCCTATGATCCAAATGACAAATCGGTTTCTGTTGACAGTGTGTTGCCTAATTCGACAGATAATTTAGAGTACACCATACGCTTTCAAAACACGGGAACAGATACAGCTTTCACCGTAACGCTGCTAGATAAACTTTCAGGCTTACTTGATATTAGCAGCATGCAGATGATTAGTGCTTCGCATAACTATGAACTAAGTATTGTAAATGGCTTTGCAAAATGGATTTTTAAAAATATACTCCTACCCGATTCAAATACCAATGAATTGGAATCACGCGGTTTTGTTAAATTCAAAATAAAGCCCAATCCGGGATTGACAATAACAGATTCGATACAAAATAAAGCCGATATTTATTTTGATTATAATGTTGCTGTGACCACAAATACAATTGTAGTGAATGTTGTAAATCCTTTGCAAGTGCAAGCGTTGAAGGACACAGAATTACAAATTTTCCCTAATCCTGTGCAAGATATTTTGCGCATTGTGAACCAACATGCAGGACCATTGGGTAAAATAGAATTGATAAATGCCAGCGGAAAAGTATTGGAAACAAAAACAATTTCGAGCTCAGCTTATACTTGGAACTTGCTGCACTTACCTGCGGGAACTTATATTTTGAAAGGGCAAGGCTGGGGGCAGAAGGTGGTGAAAGAGTGA
- a CDS encoding leucine-rich repeat domain-containing protein, with product MKHKFYFGLLLVFFSLNANLFAQNFWVPDANFRTKLKQVCPACFTAQDSLITNSINIQNVTSLQIYNSNISSLAGIEYFTSLISLLCNNNQLTSLPSLPATLTDLNCSDNQLTSLPALPATLTDLNCDDNQLTSLPALPATLAYLDCSDNQLTSLPALPATLTDLDCKSNQLTSLPALPATLTLLDCFYNQLASLSALPATLIHLDCGSNQLTSPLPALPATLIELACYYNQLTSLPILPATLRYLYCHNNPLATLPALPASLEVLDCSDNQLTSLPALPVTFKVLNCGNNQLSSLPALPATLTALYSDNNQLANMPSIPGFTRLLIFSNNPITCFPKLLPRSPGSLNWLAINIQNTLISCIPNQNTFPLSVVQASQPLPFCSSVNNNCNYNFTSGYVFMDVNGDGIKDSLEIGMTVPVNYSSNYGIWPDSAGFFNAISDTGIINFQMNVPAYFTASTSSSQTIHVTAGSVDTLYFGLQPLPNINDLKVDLTSITFSRPGFKTNYKIHYQNVGTEIISNVNVKFLKPPQLSNILALPTANTSNGDTLIWNIASLNPFEQGDMVITDSVFANATLGDTANAYAWIEPIIADTTSQNNVSKSTTIIRGSFDPNDKAVSPEVVLPNTTGYLEYIIRFQNTGTDTAFAVMLMDTLSPLLDLSSLQMISASNSYDLWVENGVAKWNFINILLPDSNTNELESHGFVKFRIKPLPGLTVTDSIQNKADIYFDYNTAITTNTIVVNVLNPLQVKDLQETELQVFPNPVQDILRIVNQQAGALGKIELINASGKVLETKTISSSTYTWNLQQLPAGTYILKGQGWGQKVVKE from the coding sequence ATGAAACATAAATTTTACTTCGGTTTGCTTTTGGTTTTCTTTTCTCTTAATGCAAATTTGTTTGCCCAAAATTTTTGGGTGCCGGATGCTAATTTTAGAACTAAACTCAAACAAGTTTGTCCTGCCTGCTTCACTGCTCAGGATTCCCTGATCACGAATAGCATCAATATTCAAAATGTAACCTCCTTACAAATTTACAATTCGAATATCAGTTCTTTAGCAGGGATTGAATACTTTACCTCATTAATAAGTCTATTATGTAATAACAATCAATTGACCAGTCTACCTTCATTACCTGCAACATTAACAGATTTAAATTGCAGTGATAATCAATTAACAAGTCTGCCTGCATTACCTGCAACATTAACAGATTTAAATTGCGATGATAATCAATTAACAAGTCTGCCTGCATTACCTGCAACATTAGCATATTTAGATTGCAGCGATAATCAATTGACAAGTCTACCTGCATTACCTGCAACATTAACAGATTTAGATTGCAAATCTAATCAATTGACAAGTCTCCCTGCATTACCTGCAACATTAACACTGTTAGATTGCTTTTATAATCAGTTGGCAAGTCTGTCTGCATTACCTGCCACATTAATACATCTAGATTGTGGTTCTAATCAATTGACAAGTCCTCTGCCTGCATTACCTGCAACATTAATAGAACTAGCTTGTTATTACAATCAATTGACTAGTCTGCCTATATTACCCGCAACATTAAGATATCTATATTGCCATAATAATCCATTGGCAACTCTGCCTGCATTACCTGCATCGTTAGAAGTGTTAGATTGCTCTGATAATCAATTGACAAGTCTGCCTGCATTACCTGTAACATTTAAAGTTTTAAATTGCGGTAATAATCAATTGTCAAGTCTCCCTGCATTACCTGCAACATTAACAGCTTTATATAGCGATAATAATCAATTGGCAAATATGCCATCAATTCCCGGTTTTACTAGACTCCTAATTTTCAGTAATAACCCCATTACTTGTTTTCCGAAGTTACTTCCAAGATCTCCTGGAAGTCTTAATTGGTTAGCGATAAACATTCAAAACACTTTAATTTCCTGCATTCCCAATCAAAACACTTTTCCTCTTTCAGTTGTTCAAGCATCTCAGCCCCTACCATTTTGTTCCTCTGTCAATAACAACTGCAACTATAATTTTACTTCAGGTTATGTATTTATGGATGTGAACGGAGATGGTATAAAAGATAGTTTAGAAATTGGAATGACAGTTCCGGTTAATTATTCCAGCAATTATGGGATCTGGCCCGATAGTGCAGGATTTTTTAATGCAATTAGTGATACGGGAATTATTAATTTTCAGATGAATGTGCCAGCTTATTTTACTGCATCTACCTCCTCCTCTCAAACTATTCATGTTACTGCAGGTTCAGTTGATACACTCTATTTTGGCTTGCAACCTTTACCCAACATCAACGATTTAAAAGTGGATTTGACTTCTATTACTTTTTCGCGACCCGGGTTTAAAACAAACTATAAAATCCATTATCAAAATGTGGGAACCGAAATTATTTCAAATGTGAATGTAAAATTTTTGAAGCCACCGCAACTATCCAATATATTGGCATTGCCAACTGCTAATACATCTAATGGTGATACATTGATTTGGAACATTGCCTCATTAAATCCTTTTGAGCAAGGTGATATGGTAATTACAGATTCAGTTTTTGCAAATGCAACACTTGGAGATACCGCTAATGCTTATGCATGGATTGAACCTATAATTGCAGATACCACTTCACAAAATAATGTCAGTAAGTCCACAACTATTATCCGTGGCTCATTTGATCCGAACGATAAAGCTGTTTCACCGGAAGTTGTGTTACCTAATACCACAGGCTATCTTGAATACATTATCCGCTTTCAAAATACAGGAACAGATACTGCTTTTGCTGTGATGTTAATGGATACACTTTCGCCTTTGCTGGATCTTAGCAGTTTGCAAATGATTAGCGCTTCTAATAGTTATGATTTGTGGGTAGAGAATGGAGTTGCGAAATGGAATTTTATAAATATTCTTCTGCCAGATTCTAACACCAATGAATTAGAATCACACGGTTTTGTAAAATTCAGAATAAAGCCCTTGCCGGGATTGACTGTTACAGATTCGATACAAAATAAAGCCGATATTTATTTTGATTACAACACGGCTATTACAACTAACACCATTGTGGTAAATGTGCTAAATCCCTTGCAGGTAAAAGATTTGCAGGAAACGGAATTACAAGTTTTTCCAAATCCGGTGCAAGACATTTTGCGCATTGTGAACCAACAGGCAGGCGCATTAGGAAAAATAGAATTGATAAATGCCAGCGGAAAAGTGTTGGAAACAAAAACAATTTCGAGCTCTACTTATACTTGGAACTTGCAGCAATTGCCTGCGGGAACTTATATTTTAAAAGGCCAAGGTTGGGGGCAGAAGGTGGTGAAGGAGTAG